In Bubalus kerabau isolate K-KA32 ecotype Philippines breed swamp buffalo chromosome 4, PCC_UOA_SB_1v2, whole genome shotgun sequence, one DNA window encodes the following:
- the LOC129651511 gene encoding interferon omega-1-like: MAYVLSLLMALVLVSYGPGGSLGCDLSQNHMLVGRKNLRLLGQMRRLSPRFCLQDRKDFAFPQEMVEGGQLQEAQAFSVLHEMLQQTFNLFHTERASAAWDTTLLEQLRTGLHQQLDELDPCLGPVMEEEDSALRRAGPTLAMKRYFQGIHVYLKDKEYSDCAWEIVRLEIMRSLSSSTSLQERLRMMDGDLNSP, translated from the coding sequence ATGGCCTACGTGCTCTCTCTACTGATGGCCCTGGTGCTGGTCAGCTACGGCCCGGGAGGATCCCTGGGCTGTGACCTGTCTCAGAACCACATGCTGGTTGGCAGGAAGAACCTCAGGCTCCTGGGCCAAATGAGGAGACTGTCCCCTCGCTTCTGTCTGCAGGACAGAAAAGACTTCGCTTtcccccaggagatggtggagggtgGCCAGCTCCAGGAGGCCCAGGCCTTCTCTGTGCTCCACGAGATGCTCCAGCAGACCTTCAACCTCTTCCACACAGAGCGCGCCTCTGCTGCCTGGGACACCACCCTCCTGGAGCAGCTCCGCACTGGACTCCATCAGCAGCTGGACGAACTGGACCCCTGCCTGGGCCCGGTGATGGAAGAGGAAGACTCTGCCCTGAGAAGGGCAGGGCCCACACTGGCCATGAAGAGGTACTTCCAGGGCATCCATGTCTACCTGAAAGACAAGGAATACAGCGACTGTGCCTGGGAAATCGTCAGACTGGAAATCATGAGATCCTTGTCTTCATCAACCAGCTTGCAAGAAAGGTTAAGAATGATGGATGGAGATCTGAACTCACCTTGA
- the LOC129651512 gene encoding interferon omega-1-like, with protein MAFVLSLLMALVLVSYGPGGSLGCDLSQNHVLVGRQNLRLLGQMRRLSPRFCLQDRKDFAFPQEMVEGGQLQEAQAFSVLHEMLQQTFNLFHTERSSAAWDTTLLEQLRTGLHQQLDDLDACLSLLTGEEDSALGRMGPTLAVKRYFQGIHGYLQEKEYSDCAWEIVRLEIMRSFSSSTSLQESLRMMDGDLNSP; from the coding sequence ATGGCCTTTGTGCTCTCTCTACTAATGGCCCTGGTGCTGGTCAGCTATGGCCCGGGAGGATCCCTGGGCTGTGACCTGTCTCAGAACCACGTGCTGGTTGGCAGGCAGAACCTCAGGCTCCTGGGCCAAATGAGGAGACTCTCCCCTCGCTTCTGTCTGCAGGACAGAAAAGACTTCGCTTtcccccaggagatggtggagggtgGCCAGCTCCAGGAGGCCCAGGCCTTCTCTGTGCTCCACGAGATGCTCCAGCAGACTTTCAACCTCTTCCACACAGAGCGCTCCTCTGCTGCCTGGGACACCACCCTCCTGGAGCAGCTCCGCACTGGACTCCATCAGCAGCTGGACGACCTGGACGCCTGCCTGAGTCTGTTGACGGGAGAGGAAGACTCTGCCCTGGGAAGGATGGGCCCCACACTGGCCGTGAAGAGGTACTTCCAGGGAATACATGGCTACCTGCAAGAGAAGGAATACAGCGACTGTGCCTGGGAAATCGTCAGACTGGAAATCATGAGATCCTTCTCTTCATCAACCAGCTTGCAAGAAAGCTTAAGAATGATGGATGGAGACCTGAACTCACCTTGA